The Aliidiomarina minuta nucleotide sequence GGCCATTGTAGGTTGGATTATCAGCAGCGCCGTAGGCTGGTATGCCGCAAATCATCATGTCTGGTTACAGGAAGCAGCAAATCCGCTGTTTCAACCTTGCTCACCCTATCCTGACTTCCCAACATGGCTGCCATTGCATGACTGGATGCCCTGGTTATTCGGCGCCGGTGGTTTATGCGGTGATATTGACTGGCAATTTGCTGGCCTTTCCATGCCCGAATGGCTACGCATTATCTTTGCCACCTATCTGGCTATAGCGCTGGTCGTTGCTCTCTGTCGAATGGCTCACCATCCAAATCGCTAATTCAGCGGCCAGGTCACAATTCTAAGCCCGTAATCATCTTCGCTGATCTCTGCGTCAGAAAACGTGACATAGTTGCTAACACTCATACCTGCATCCCGCATGGCTTGTTGCGAGCCCTGATGTAACAAAGGATGCCATGATGGCAAACCTTTACCTTCATGAAGTCGCCGATAAGCACAACTGGGTGGCATAAAATGAATATAGGGTAAGTCAGCCAGGGTAATATTGACACAATCAGGAACCCGTTCCAGGCGCTCTGTATAACAGCCACAGCGGGCGTTTTTTGGATCCAGATAACGGCAGCGCACGTCGGTGTAAAACAGTGTTTCGTCGGCTCGCATATACAAGTCCGCTTCACTCGCTTCAGGCTCATCCTCATCGCTATCAATTATCTTATGCAAACAGCATTTACCACAGCCGTCGCACAGCGACTCCCATTCGGAATCAGACATTTGCGATAATGATTTAGATTCCCAGAACTCCATGTTAATCCGCTACCTGAGTATTCCAGGTCCATTGCCGGGTATTACTCTGCAGCTGCAGCATCAAATTATCGCGGCGCTTCAACCGGCCCACTCCAACTGGCGTGCCTGTCATGACAATATCACCCGGTTGCAGCGTGAACGCTGCAGCCACCTCAACCAGTAGCTCAGCGACCGGGAACAGCATTGACCCAGTCTCGCCAGCCTGGCGTACCTGCCCGTTAATTTGCAGTTCCAGCTGCAGTTGCTGCACGTCTTCTATTTCACTGGCGGGGATAAAGGTACCCATGGGACAGCTGCCCGCAAAAGCTTTTGCTCTTTCCCAGGGATAGCCCATCGCTTTAAGTTTATTCTGTTCATCTCTGAGCGTTAAATCGAGCCCCAGGCTATAACCCCAGACCGCCTGCATAGCTTGTTCCGGTGTTACGTTCGTTAATTCCCGATCAATCAAAATCGCCAGCTCCAGTTCGTGATGACAGCTGCCTAACGAATGCTGCCATTGAATAGAGTGCTCCATTGGCTGCAACGCACTGGGTGGCTTCATGAACAATAAGGGCCGTTTAGGGACAGCGTTGCCCAGCTCTTCAGCATGGGCTTTATAATTACGCCCTACACAGACCACTTTGCCCGGATTACAGGACAGCAAACGACCTTTAATATCTTTGTGCTGATAACCCATATACTCAGCGGCCTAATTGAATTCGGTCAGCCAGGTGCCCTACCGCCACCACAAAATAACTTGAACGATTCCAGCGCATCAACGCATCCCAGTTGCTATACGCCAGGTAAATACGACCTTGTTCATCATCCGGAATAATCAAAGACGCCGTGATATCGTCACGGGTTGGTAAATCACTGCCATCATAACGGCGTATACCCAGTTCCTGCCATTCAGCCAATGGTTTTTTGGTATCCAAGCCAGTTAATTCAGTATCAAAGTTATCAGGTATGCGCACCTGGCGTCCCCAGGTAACATCATCTTTCCAGCCCACATTGCTCAGATAATTAGCAGCGGAAGCAAAAACGTCAGGGTAGCTATTCCAGATATCAATTTTTCCGTCACCATCAAAATCAATGGCATAACTTAAAAAAGAGCTCGGCATAAATTGTGTCTGCCCCATAGCACCAGCCCAGGAACCGCGCATTTGCTCAGGTTCAATATGGCCTGCATCGACAATCTCCAGTGCCTGCATCAACTGGCGTTTAAAAAACTCTTCACGACGGCCCTCATAGGCCATGGTCGCCAGCGCTGAAATCACCCGGTAGTTCCCGGTATAACCGCCATAATTGGTTTCAATTCCCCATAAGGCAACGATAAAGCGCGGCTGTACACCAAACTCCTCACCGACAGCTTCCAATAACTCGCGATGCTCATTATATTTTTCAATGCCCTGCTGCACTTTCCAGTCCGGAACTGCCCGCGGCAGATAAGTATCCAGAGTAAGCACACGCTCAGGCTGATTTCTATCGGCGCTAACCGCCCGTTCATAAAATGTCATATCAGTAAAAGCGCGATCTACCCCGTCCTGGCTAATGCCATGTTCAAGAGCTTCCTGCTTTAGCTGCTCAACATAAGTTTCGTAGTCCGGTTTGTCCTCCGCCAGAGCATAAGCACTTACAGTAAAACTCAGGGCTGCGGCAGCCAGGCAGGTTTTTATAATTCTCAACATATTACGGTTACTCCGATTTCGAGGGTTGCGAACGCGCTTTAAATTCAGTCAGCAAGTCTTGCTGTGTGGGCGGTAATTGCAGAAAATAGCCATCCTGCTCTATATGATTGATAAGTTCAGCGCCCTGGAAGCGGGCAAATCGGCGTTCTGGCGTCACCTTGAGTGTAGTAACCAGGGTGTGCGGGGTAAAGAGCTGCTGCAATGTTTGCGGCAATTCGGAAAATAGTTCCTGATGCGGCAGATACAAATAAGTATCTGCCTTATTCAGAGATTTATAAATACTACACAACATACTGATGGGGCTCCCGGGACAATATCTGAGCGAAGTCTAACTCATGCCCGCGGTTGCAACAATGTCTCCAGCTCGCTTTTAAGTAAAGCTCCGCGCCAACCAGCTAACAGGTCTGGCACCGGTAAGCGTCTCTTCAATTCATCGTCGACAAACCAGCACCAGTGGAAAACCTCATTAATTTGCTTTCGCGAACCAACAAAGGAAGCACTGACTTCAAGCTCATCCGCTTTATCTTTCACCAGCTGTTTAGCTTTTTTAAATAACGCCTTATAACCCGCTTCAAAGTCCAGCCGCGGCATAGCCGGCGGAATCTCATCCACAGGCCGTTCCAGGCCGAGTTTAACCGCGGCAATAATAGCCTCACCATAACGGCGTATCGTCTGTGGATGCATATCGGCGACCTGACTCAATGCATGCAAGTCGGTGATTTCACCTCGCGCAATCTCGATCAAGGCGGCGTCTTTCACAATAAAACCCAGAGGTTTATCTTTCTTGCGAGCCGTCTGCAATCGCCAGGACGCCAGTTCCTGCAAACAGGCGCGTTGCTGGTCACTCACCTGCCAGGCATTGCCTAAATCGCGCCAGGCTAAATCTAAAGGCAACTCTCGGGTTCGTTTGGCAATCTGCAAAGCGCATTCATCAGCAACCAGGCTTAAGCGATCGCGATCTGTGAGCTGTTGCATTAATTGCGGATATATTTTTGCCAGGTAATAAGCATCAGCCACGGCATAAAACTCCTGTTCAGGAGTCAAAGGACGCGCCAGCCAATTGGTTCGAGACTGCGACTTATCCAGCTCCACGTCAAAGAAGTGCAACACCATAGCGGCATAACCCATGGCGTCACCTATGCCTAACACCGTGCAGGCTATCTGGCTATCAAATACGTTTTGCGGTAACAAACCGCTTTGCTGATGCAGTAACTCAAGATCTTCACCGCCAGCATGCACTACTTTAACCACTTCAGGATCTGCAAGCAGTTGCCACAGAGATGACATATCAATTTCTTGCAAGGGGTCAAGAAGCACATTCTGTTCAGGGATAGCTAACTGCACCAGACCCAACTGGGCAAAATAAGTACGCTCGCGTACAAACTCAGTGTCCAGTGCCAGCCAGCCTGATTCACGTGCCTGATCGCAAAACGCCACCAGTTCCCCGGTGGCGTTTAAAAAGCGATAGTTCATATCGCTCATTCTTCTTCCCGTAATTCACGACGCAGGATTTTACCTACGTTCGTCTTCGGTAACTCATCACGGAACTCAACCAGTTTAGGCACTTTATAAGCGGTCAGATTTTCACGACAGAACTCAATCACTTCTTTCTCTGTCAATGACGGATCTTTCTTCACCAGTACCACTTTCACCGCTTCGCCAGAAGACTCATGAGGTACACCAATAGCGGCAACTTCAAGCACTTTCTCGTGACTAGCGACGACTTCTTCAATCTCGTTAGGGTATACATTGAAACCCGAAACCAGAATCATATCTTTCTTACGATCGACAATACGGAAGAAACCATCTTCGTCCGCTACAGCCATATCACCGGTAGCAAACCAGCCATCTTTAATGGACTCTGCAGTAGCATCCGGGCGCCCCAGATAACCAGGCATCACCTGCGGGCCTTTTACCCACATTTCACCAGGCTCACCAATAGGTAACTCTTTGCCATCTTCATCGACGATCATAATGTCAGTCGATGGCACTGGAATACCAATGCTGCCAGTATAATGTTCAATATCGTACGGATTGGTCGTCACCGCCGGAGCACATTCAGTCAGACCATAAGCTTCCAGCAAGGGTGACTTGGTCAATTTTTCCCAACGGTCCGCCACTGGTTTCTGCACTGCCATGCCACCACCCAAAGCTATTTTCAAAGATTTAAAATCAAGATCTTTGAAACCAGGGGTATTTAACAGACCATTAAACAAGGTGTTCACACCGGAAATAACCGAAAATTGATGCTTACCCAGTTCTTTAACAAAAGCAGGCATATCGCGCGGATTAGTAATCAGTACGTTCTTACCACCATGTTTCATAAAGGTCAGGCAGTTCGCCGTCAAGGCAAAGATATGGTACAGCGGCAACGCGGTGATAACGACTTCTTCGCCATCGTTCATCATAGGAGCAATAACCGCAGATACCTGCTCCAGGTTGGCCACCATATTACGATGTGTCAGCATGGCGCCTTTAGAAGGGCCCGTGGTACCACCTGTATACTGCAGAAATGCAAGGTCTTCGCCTTTCATCTCATGCTTTTCAAACTCAGCATTTGCTCCCTTTTTCAGCGCATCACGAAAATCCACGCCGTTCGAAAGCTTATAAGCCGGAACCATTTTCTTAATGTATTTAACAACAAAGTTTACGATCCAACGCTTAGGAACTGGCAACATATCGCCAATGCCAGTCAGGATAACCTTGTCCAGCTTCACATCATCTTTGATTTTTTCATAGGTATGCGCGAAGTTTTTCAGAATCACCAAGGCTTTTGAATTCGAATCTGCCAACTGGTGCTTGAGTTCACGAGCCGTGTACAGGGGGTTAACGTTCACCACTGTCATACCAGCACGTAGAATGCCAAACAACGCAACAGGATACTGCAACAGATTCGGCATCATGACCGCAACCGGATCACCTTTTTTCAAACCAATGCTTTGTAGATAAGCAGCAAAGTCGCGAGTTTGTTTGTCGAGTTCGTTAAATGACATTTCGTGATCCATATTCACATAGGCCACTTTGTCTTTATACTTCTCAACACTCTCGTCAAAGATTTCCACTAGCGATGCATAGTGATCCGCATCAATTTCATTGGGAACACCTTTGGGATAACGTTTTTGCCAAATTCTTTCCACCGTGACGCTCCTACTCTGTTTTATTCTTTTCAAGGTAACAAAAAACGCCCTATAGAAGGCGTCTGTCAAACTTATAGCGGATTATCTTCGCATATCCGACCAGTGAATCCTAGCCTCTTTTTAGTACCTGGCCTTTAGCAAAGCTGCTATCTGTTGTGGCTGTTGCATATGCACGTGATGTCCACCTGGTACTTCATGCACCGATTTATCAGTAACCAGATCGCCCCATTTCTCCAGCGCTCTGTGTAAATCCTGATGACCTTCACTACCTAATATTAATTGCACTGGCAGCCTGTAATTTTTCAAGATATCGCTTATCTGTTCGGGAGTAAACCGAAATGGTGACAGGGTGCGAACTCTGGGATCTGTGCGCCAGCTATGACCACCCTCTACCTGTTGTAAGTTGCGTTGTAAAAGCAGTTCAGCAAGCTCTGGGGTTAACTCTCCAGCCCGTGCTCTGGCCTGCACTAAATGATTCAAATCTGCATAAACCGGCGCGCGCCTGCCGTTCTGTTTAAAGCGGCTATCCAGCCCTTTACGTAATTGCTGTAAGGTCTCATCAGCTGCCGCGGGCAACAAACCAAAAGCTTCGATAAGGGTAAGTTTAGCAAAAGACTCTGGGTAGAGCGCGCCCAGCACTTCGGCTACGTATCCACCCATGCTATGACCCACGAGGTGTATATCCTGCCAGCCCTGTTGCCTAATCAGGCATTCAATGTCGTAAACCCAGTCGACAAAATAATAATGAGCATCCGGCGCCCGATGATCAGAATATCCATGTCCGGGAAAATCGATGAATAGCCAGTTATAATCGTTAAGATACGGTGCCATAGGCAAAAAGCTATGACAGTTGTCAAGCCAGCCATGTAGGGCTAACAACAAGGGGCCGTCTGGATTACCTCCAGACAGCCCCTGTAAACGAATATGAGGTAATTGAAACTCAACTTCCTGCATTAACTTCTCGCATTAACGCTCATGCCGCTCACGCGAAGACCCGTTTTGCTGCTGAATGGGTTCAGGTAAAGGGTTTCGTTGATGCATAGGCTCCCGCTGGCGCACTTCCGGACGGGGCGCGCGTATCGGATGGCGGTAATAGTACGGGTAATAGGGGTGATAAGGATGAATACCAGGACCGTAGAAACCCCGCCCATACCAGAAAGGATCATAGACACCGTAGCCGAAACCAACACCCACAGCGCCCCGGTTATCACGACGTGGCTGCCAGAGTTCAACACCGCTGGCCTGAATTACTGGGAATTTATAAACAAAATCACCAATAGCCCCTTCTTCGATTCCACTAAAGTCACCTAATGCGGTCACCTGACGACCTCTTTTATATACTTCAGGGTCCACAAAGCCATCTTTGTACACTACAAAACGACCATCGCTCTGGTCATCAACCTGAGGGCGTCCAAAATTATTTAAACGAAAATTGACGACTTCGATACGTGTCTGCTCTTCGCTATTTTCAACGCTTGCGATCACACCACCCCAGCGCGCGGTTTTTCCTGTATGTTGTTCAGGGTTTAATTGTGCCTGACGGAATTCAATCAGCTCAGAACTGTCTGTGCGAATGGGCTCAGGATAACGCGCTGCGCAGCCCGCCAGAAGCGTAATACCTAACACCAAAATTAATAATCGCATAATAAACCTCCTGCTGATTAACGTCCCGGCAATTTCTTCCAGGTCACCTCATTACGTAAATAGTGCGGCTCCAGATCTTCCGCCGCCACACGCTGACCGGCCTCGTAAGCCGCCGCGCCCAGTTGCAACATATCTAAAGCATGAGGTAAACGCACCTTATCTGCTGCTTCTATACTGACTCCGCCCAGCGCGCTTTTCAATGCTTGCTGATAAGTTTCCCAGCCAGTACCGCAGGCCCACCATAGAACTTCCTGCTCAAAAGGTACACTGACGTCACCAGGTGAGCACACTCGTTCCGGCTCAACCTTTACCATCAGACCTGATTGCAACTGGTAGGTTCCCCAGTACACTTCGCCCATGCGGGCATCTATCGCTGGTACTGCGTACTCAGCGCCATGTAACCGGGCTGCGGCTTGCGCCATAGCAGCCAGCGTGGACACCTGAACCAGCGGCAAATCACAGCTAAAGGCTAGCCCCTGAGCAATGCTCGCACCAATACGAACGCCGGTAAAACTCCCCGGCCCCTGGCTCACTACTATAGCGTCCAGCTCCTTTAATTCTACGCCAGCTTCAGCCAGAACTTCGTTAACATAAGGTAAAATCTGTTGCGAATGGCGCCGTGGAATTTCTTCCCCCCGGCTACAGGTATATTCTCCATCAGTATAAGCCACGGAGCAGAACTCAGTAGCACTGTCGATAGCAAGCAGTCGGGTCATTCGGTTTCCTGTGTTGTGTTATCAGTCTGCTGCAAAAAGCTTTTCACGCTCTCTAATGAACGGGTGCGCTGCATGGCAGGCAGACTTTGTAAAAAGGTTTTGCCATATTGACGGCTAACCAGGCGATTATCACAGACCACCAGCACACCGCTGTCGTTGGCGTCACGGATCAAACGGCCTGCCCCCTGTTTTAAGCTGATAACCGCCTGCGGTATCTGTACTTCGGCAAATGGATTTCCGCCGCGCAATTTACAGTCTTCAATGCGTGCCTGCAACAAAGGATCGTCAGGCGAAGCAAAGGGCAGTTTGTCGATAATCACACAACGTAGCGCGTCTCCTCTGACGTCCACGCCTTCCCAGAACGAACTGGTACCCAGCAATACCGCATCGCCAGCGGCTACAAATTGATCCAATAATTCACGTTTACTGGTATGCCCCTGCACCAGTACCGGTCGTTCCAGTTCGTTGATCAAAACGTCCGCAACCTTATTCAGCATGCGATAGCTGGTAAAGAGCAAAAAAGTACCGCCACGGTTACAGCTAATCAGCTCACGGGCAATATTCAATACCGCCTGATACATCGCAGGGTCGCTCGGTTGAGGTAAATAGCGCGGCATGCATAACAGTGCCTGCTTAGAAAAATCAAAAGGGCTGGGTAACACCAGCGTACGGGCACTCTGCAAACCTAAACGATGGGTGAAGTGTGCAAAACTATCGCCCACAGCCAGGGTCGCCGAAGTAAATACCCAACGCATTTTCTGGCTTTCAATATAATTGGAGAATTTATCCGCCACACTTAACGGGGTCTGATGCACACTAATCTGGCGCGGTGTCGTTTCATACCAGAAACTGTAGCCGGTGCGTTTAGTATCCATGAGCTGCTGCCAACGGCCTTTCAACAACACCATGCGTTCATAACATTGATCCAGAGTTTTGTTCCGTCCCAACGCCGCTTTAGTTATCGCCTGCCCCCGCTCCAACGCTTCCAAAAGCCGCGCCGAATCATTGAGCACCGCCTCCTTCTGCATCACCTCCCGCCAGTTACCGCGCTCAGGGTCCCGGGCAAACTGCAGGCGTAAATCGCGGGCACATTTTTCCAACTGATCTGCCACCCGATCCAGCTGTTTTAAATCCTTCAGCTCAGTACTGTATAAAAGACGCAGGTCTTGCGCTAATTCCGAGAGCTGTCGGCTGGACAAAGATTCACTGAAATACTGGCTGGCGATATCAGGGATCTGATGCGCTTCATCAAAAATAACCATATCAGCCTGCGGGATGAGTTCACCAAAACCTGTATCTTTAAGCACTGCATCGGCAAAAAACAAATGATGATTGACCACCACGATGTCCGCTTCCATAGCCTCTTTACGCGCCTTCACCAGGTAGCAGTCATCGTAGTCCGGGCAGTCACGGCCCAGACAATTATCCTGAGTACTGGTGATTTGTGGCAACACCAGGGCATCTTCCGGCAGACTGGTCAATTCGCCGATATCGCCACTGCGGGTCTGGTTGGCCCACTGCTTAACTATCTGTGCCTGCTGCAGCATGACTTTTTCGCTACGCGGTGGGCTGGCGACAAACTGATTCATGCGTTGGATACAAAGATAATTTGAGCGGCCTTTCAACAAAGCAGCCACGCAACCAGGTGCCAGCGCTTCGCGCAAACGAGGCAAATCGCGGTGAAAAAGCTGTTCCTGCAGGTTTTTTGTACCCGTCGAAATAATCACCTGCTGACGCTTGCCAGCCTGCCCCAGCAAAGCTGGTGCCAGATAAGCAAAGGTTTTACCGGTCCCAGTCTCTGCCTCTACTACTAGCAACGGCTGCTCATCACTCAGCTCCGCGATCGCCTGCGCCATTTCCTGCTGGGCCTGACGCGGCTGAAATCCTTCAATGGTCTTGCTCAGCGCACCGTCGGGCGCAAAAACGGCACTAATATCGGTCATAAAGCTGCCTGTTGATAAGTATACTGGTATTATTCCAACACTCTTCGATCTCAGATACAATCGCCCATTCGCTAAAATTGCAGGAAGGTTCAACAGGCTTATATGATAAACCGTTTTTTGCTGATTCTGTTAGCGGTTAGCCTAATGCTTAGTACTTCTCTAAGCTACGCCGTACAACCAGAGCCTCCACAACTAGAACCCGGTCAGGTCACAGTGGCCGATATTCGGGCAGCCTATCTGGTCAGTGTTATGCGTTATGTAAACTGGCCTCAGGAAGCTGAAAAAGAGACATTAACCATCGGCATTCTGGGCGAAAGCCCGGTTTATGACATTCTGAGCCGGCTACCTCTGACTCCGGTACGGGGTAAACCTATTAATGTGATTAGTTTAAGTCGCTCTTCGCAGATACCCCAGGTTGATTTACTCTATGTTTCGCCAAGAGCTTCAGCGTCTCTGGATCAGATTTTATCTCAGGCGCACCGCAATGCTGTGCTCGCTGTCACTGAAGATAAATCCATTCGCGATGATATGATGATTAATCTGGTCTCTGACCGCGACAACCGACTCGCCTTTCAGGTTAACGACAGCCGTATCCAAAGCACGGGTATTAACACCTCCAGGGATTTGCTGCTGCTACGCGGCAGTGAACTGGACTTAGTCGTGAATCATCATCAGCTACTGCGTGAAATGCAAAGTCTGCGGCAGGAAAAGCAGCTTCTGCTCAATCAGAGTAATGAACAGCAACGGCAAATTTTTCAGTTGCAGGAACGCATAGATTCGCTCGAACAGACTATCAGCGAAC carries:
- the tsaB gene encoding tRNA (adenosine(37)-N6)-threonylcarbamoyltransferase complex dimerization subunit type 1 TsaB, which translates into the protein MTRLLAIDSATEFCSVAYTDGEYTCSRGEEIPRRHSQQILPYVNEVLAEAGVELKELDAIVVSQGPGSFTGVRIGASIAQGLAFSCDLPLVQVSTLAAMAQAAARLHGAEYAVPAIDARMGEVYWGTYQLQSGLMVKVEPERVCSPGDVSVPFEQEVLWWACGTGWETYQQALKSALGGVSIEAADKVRLPHALDMLQLGAAAYEAGQRVAAEDLEPHYLRNEVTWKKLPGR
- a CDS encoding Slp family lipoprotein is translated as MRLLILVLGITLLAGCAARYPEPIRTDSSELIEFRQAQLNPEQHTGKTARWGGVIASVENSEEQTRIEVVNFRLNNFGRPQVDDQSDGRFVVYKDGFVDPEVYKRGRQVTALGDFSGIEEGAIGDFVYKFPVIQASGVELWQPRRDNRGAVGVGFGYGVYDPFWYGRGFYGPGIHPYHPYYPYYYRHPIRAPRPEVRQREPMHQRNPLPEPIQQQNGSSRERHER
- a CDS encoding alpha/beta fold hydrolase; this translates as MQEVEFQLPHIRLQGLSGGNPDGPLLLALHGWLDNCHSFLPMAPYLNDYNWLFIDFPGHGYSDHRAPDAHYYFVDWVYDIECLIRQQGWQDIHLVGHSMGGYVAEVLGALYPESFAKLTLIEAFGLLPAAADETLQQLRKGLDSRFKQNGRRAPVYADLNHLVQARARAGELTPELAELLLQRNLQQVEGGHSWRTDPRVRTLSPFRFTPEQISDILKNYRLPVQLILGSEGHQDLHRALEKWGDLVTDKSVHEVPGGHHVHMQQPQQIAALLKARY
- a CDS encoding fumarylacetoacetate hydrolase family protein gives rise to the protein MGYQHKDIKGRLLSCNPGKVVCVGRNYKAHAEELGNAVPKRPLLFMKPPSALQPMEHSIQWQHSLGSCHHELELAILIDRELTNVTPEQAMQAVWGYSLGLDLTLRDEQNKLKAMGYPWERAKAFAGSCPMGTFIPASEIEDVQQLQLELQINGQVRQAGETGSMLFPVAELLVEVAAAFTLQPGDIVMTGTPVGVGRLKRRDNLMLQLQSNTRQWTWNTQVAD
- the rnd gene encoding ribonuclease D, which encodes MSDMNYRFLNATGELVAFCDQARESGWLALDTEFVRERTYFAQLGLVQLAIPEQNVLLDPLQEIDMSSLWQLLADPEVVKVVHAGGEDLELLHQQSGLLPQNVFDSQIACTVLGIGDAMGYAAMVLHFFDVELDKSQSRTNWLARPLTPEQEFYAVADAYYLAKIYPQLMQQLTDRDRLSLVADECALQIAKRTRELPLDLAWRDLGNAWQVSDQQRACLQELASWRLQTARKKDKPLGFIVKDAALIEIARGEITDLHALSQVADMHPQTIRRYGEAIIAAVKLGLERPVDEIPPAMPRLDFEAGYKALFKKAKQLVKDKADELEVSASFVGSRKQINEVFHWCWFVDDELKRRLPVPDLLAGWRGALLKSELETLLQPRA
- a CDS encoding disulfide bond formation protein B, whose translation is MTFRDFLTSITVRIAKWPSQRLPWLLLALSSTALIVVALYTQYGPQQLIPCVQCIYQRTAMIALTLFAWLGVTAPHYRMVRWLAIVGWIISSAVGWYAANHHVWLQEAANPLFQPCSPYPDFPTWLPLHDWMPWLFGAGGLCGDIDWQFAGLSMPEWLRIIFATYLAIALVVALCRMAHHPNR
- the fadD gene encoding long-chain-fatty-acid--CoA ligase FadD, with amino-acid sequence MERIWQKRYPKGVPNEIDADHYASLVEIFDESVEKYKDKVAYVNMDHEMSFNELDKQTRDFAAYLQSIGLKKGDPVAVMMPNLLQYPVALFGILRAGMTVVNVNPLYTARELKHQLADSNSKALVILKNFAHTYEKIKDDVKLDKVILTGIGDMLPVPKRWIVNFVVKYIKKMVPAYKLSNGVDFRDALKKGANAEFEKHEMKGEDLAFLQYTGGTTGPSKGAMLTHRNMVANLEQVSAVIAPMMNDGEEVVITALPLYHIFALTANCLTFMKHGGKNVLITNPRDMPAFVKELGKHQFSVISGVNTLFNGLLNTPGFKDLDFKSLKIALGGGMAVQKPVADRWEKLTKSPLLEAYGLTECAPAVTTNPYDIEHYTGSIGIPVPSTDIMIVDEDGKELPIGEPGEMWVKGPQVMPGYLGRPDATAESIKDGWFATGDMAVADEDGFFRIVDRKKDMILVSGFNVYPNEIEEVVASHEKVLEVAAIGVPHESSGEAVKVVLVKKDPSLTEKEVIEFCRENLTAYKVPKLVEFRDELPKTNVGKILRRELREEE
- a CDS encoding YcgL domain-containing protein translates to MLCSIYKSLNKADTYLYLPHQELFSELPQTLQQLFTPHTLVTTLKVTPERRFARFQGAELINHIEQDGYFLQLPPTQQDLLTEFKARSQPSKSE
- a CDS encoding ATP-dependent DNA helicase, producing MTDISAVFAPDGALSKTIEGFQPRQAQQEMAQAIAELSDEQPLLVVEAETGTGKTFAYLAPALLGQAGKRQQVIISTGTKNLQEQLFHRDLPRLREALAPGCVAALLKGRSNYLCIQRMNQFVASPPRSEKVMLQQAQIVKQWANQTRSGDIGELTSLPEDALVLPQITSTQDNCLGRDCPDYDDCYLVKARKEAMEADIVVVNHHLFFADAVLKDTGFGELIPQADMVIFDEAHQIPDIASQYFSESLSSRQLSELAQDLRLLYSTELKDLKQLDRVADQLEKCARDLRLQFARDPERGNWREVMQKEAVLNDSARLLEALERGQAITKAALGRNKTLDQCYERMVLLKGRWQQLMDTKRTGYSFWYETTPRQISVHQTPLSVADKFSNYIESQKMRWVFTSATLAVGDSFAHFTHRLGLQSARTLVLPSPFDFSKQALLCMPRYLPQPSDPAMYQAVLNIARELISCNRGGTFLLFTSYRMLNKVADVLINELERPVLVQGHTSKRELLDQFVAAGDAVLLGTSSFWEGVDVRGDALRCVIIDKLPFASPDDPLLQARIEDCKLRGGNPFAEVQIPQAVISLKQGAGRLIRDANDSGVLVVCDNRLVSRQYGKTFLQSLPAMQRTRSLESVKSFLQQTDNTTQETE
- a CDS encoding YcgN family cysteine cluster protein, with the translated sequence MEFWESKSLSQMSDSEWESLCDGCGKCCLHKIIDSDEDEPEASEADLYMRADETLFYTDVRCRYLDPKNARCGCYTERLERVPDCVNITLADLPYIHFMPPSCAYRRLHEGKGLPSWHPLLHQGSQQAMRDAGMSVSNYVTFSDAEISEDDYGLRIVTWPLN
- a CDS encoding lytic murein transglycosylase, whose product is MLRIIKTCLAAAALSFTVSAYALAEDKPDYETYVEQLKQEALEHGISQDGVDRAFTDMTFYERAVSADRNQPERVLTLDTYLPRAVPDWKVQQGIEKYNEHRELLEAVGEEFGVQPRFIVALWGIETNYGGYTGNYRVISALATMAYEGRREEFFKRQLMQALEIVDAGHIEPEQMRGSWAGAMGQTQFMPSSFLSYAIDFDGDGKIDIWNSYPDVFASAANYLSNVGWKDDVTWGRQVRIPDNFDTELTGLDTKKPLAEWQELGIRRYDGSDLPTRDDITASLIIPDDEQGRIYLAYSNWDALMRWNRSSYFVVAVGHLADRIQLGR